The Silvibacterium dinghuense DNA window ACCAGTCCCGCCACGATCGTTCCTATCGTCAGGCACACCAGCCATGACGGAAAGAACGATCCCATGATGTTGAACGATGGCGCGCGCCCGCAGCCGGCAACAAACACTGCCGCTCCCAGGCTTGCCATCGCCGCCGCCCGTCTTCTTTCTCGCTGCACGGATCCTCTTTCCTTTCCCGACCGCATCCTTTACGGCGTTCCCTTCGCCGGAGTCACGGAGACCAGGTCCCCGGTCCGGAAGGCCAGGTTGGCTACCTGCAGCAGCACCTGCGCCCGCGCCGACACATCTTCGCTCCGCGCCTGCGCCAATGCCTTCTGCGCCTGTACCACGTCCAGCAGGTTCCTCACCCCGTATCCGTAGCTCTCCCGCGCCGCATCATAGCTCTGCCCGGATGCGGCCAGCAGCGCGGCAGCAGCCTGCTGCTGCCGGAGTGCGGTCTTCATATTCGTATATGCGGTCCAGACTTCGTCGGAAATCTGGTCCCGCAGCGCACCAATCTCGGCTTCGGCCTCATGCTTCTCCGCATGTGCCGCCGCCAGCTCGTGCTCCCGGCGCGTACCGTCGAAGAGCGTCCACTTCAGCTGCAGAGTGACATTCCAGTACTCACCCTGCGCATACTCTCCCGGATAGGAATCGAACTGCCCGTAACCCCGCGCCAGGCCACCGTCGCCGGTAAAGCTCATGCTGGGCAGAAAGGCCGAGTGCGCCTGCTTGAGCGACGCATCCGCCGCCCGCAGCCGTGTCACCTGCTCCAGCAGCTCGGGCCGCTGCGCAAAGGCGCGGTCGATCTCCACATCCACTGAATCGGCCATCTCTTTCGGCGTAGCCAGATCCTGAATCTCCTGCACCTTGATCGCTGTATCGGCGGGCAGCCCCATCGACGTCGCCAGATCCCCGGCTGCAATCGCCTCGGCGCCGACCGCGGCCTGCAGGTCATACTCGGCCTGGGCCTGTGCCGCCGTCGCTTCAAGCACATCCGGCTTGGTCGCCAGGCCATGATCGAGGCGTGCCTGCGC harbors:
- a CDS encoding YtcA family lipoprotein, translating into MASLGAAVFVAGCGRAPSFNIMGSFFPSWLVCLTIGTIVAGLVYALLTRLGKQRLIQWGILTYPSLAVLVALLLWLLFFN
- a CDS encoding TolC family protein, with the translated sequence MRKRYLARYPVLGLAAVVGAGINLAWAQSAPASADKPWHSQAEESLGRQLAGHPETPYAIDSDRAYTLAELVDLAQQHNPETRAAWEAAKVRAADLGIARSALFPTLTAVVIAESLREAALTGANWGRQTEGLFIPVLHVDYLVFDFGERGGAIDAAKASVLAANLKFNDTHRKLIFAVSSAYYRLLNARGLREAAEISLKNAQAVEDDAQARLDHGLATKPDVLEATAAQAQAEYDLQAAVGAEAIAAGDLATSMGLPADTAIKVQEIQDLATPKEMADSVDVEIDRAFAQRPELLEQVTRLRAADASLKQAHSAFLPSMSFTGDGGLARGYGQFDSYPGEYAQGEYWNVTLQLKWTLFDGTRREHELAAAHAEKHEAEAEIGALRDQISDEVWTAYTNMKTALRQQQAAAALLAASGQSYDAARESYGYGVRNLLDVVQAQKALAQARSEDVSARAQVLLQVANLAFRTGDLVSVTPAKGTP